ttacCACGCAAGATaggttgattttaaaataaatgataatcgataaaatcaactcccgtcagtacttcagtactttgtttTGTATCATATTCAGAAGTGTACTGGTAAATATAGTTAAATACAATGCAATATTAAAATTACGATAATATCATTCATTATTGTGTGACGAATGTTTATACAATAACATGTCACAcagtacaatacaatatatcaatttaaataattaactatgataatcatataatatgataaaagatGTCTCAAAATTGTTATGCCTAGTGTCGGTGAGCTCTGTAATCTTTATTACTTATGTTTATCTAAGATTCAATATAAAGAACTgtgtgttttgaatttttgacCTCTAGTTTATCCTAGCTGTTTGAAATAGCCAAATCAAGCTATTGCAGCTATTTTGTCCTGATTTAGTGAAATAACTGGGACTGTAGGTCAGGTTGAATCAGGCAAAATCTCTTTATCAAgctttttgatatattttgcagggattattttttgtaagtaaatttttatgattttgcaCATTGAATTAACTTTATTTACTTTGCTTTTTAACTTCATATATGTAACTTTGTTGCAAAATCAAAATCTTTGATGCtctttaatgtgtttttttgcAACGTGCATTGCTATCGTTAACTAAGCGCAAACGTTCGCTTAACAGAAATAATGAAGAGAATGTTGTAATGTGTTGATAAAACATCGTTTGATGCTTAAGTTGAAACCATTGTTCCTAAAATAAGAAATACCATATTGAAGAActcaaaattatatagatagCAGTAGGAGAAAATTTCGGCGCGACCGTTAGATCGGGCAAACACAGCAGGAACTACTTTTCACATCAATGTATAGCATCCCCTTATATAAGCCataatagaattaataaaaacaaacattaatcAGCCAAGAGATTGCAGTTTACACTGAAATAGCGAGTAATTATTGAGTAATTATTACACACAACACCAGTAGgaatgcttgatccacctctataTTTTTGGCGGGAAATAAAGAACGTCTTTGGTTACATAAACTTTCTTTTGGTACGTTTGTCAACAGTGTACATAAAAATGGAGATGTGTGACTCAATAGCTACCTAAATTCTCACTCTGCCGTGTAGGATACTGACATACTTCACAAATTTTAAACCAGAAAGTCCAAATGAAAAGTCAGCCATTTTGGCAAAGCACTACGGGAGCTCGAAGAAATGCTGGGATGCTGCCAAAAATATGTAGGTTTTGCTGGCTAGCTGTGCTCGCTTTAAACGAATTAACTCATGCACTTGCAGGACATTAACTATTTTTCACAATTATTAAAATCCTCAGTGTAAATAGCTTTTGTCCaaacatttaaatacatttctttttggCTAGATGATCATAAACAACAtgtgagatttaaaaaaaaaaaaaaaaagaggcccatgggtcacatcgctcacccgaggaacaataggtatgataaaatcaccttaagggtgttgtttactcagggtttgagttctcataTTCGGATTGTTATGAaattcaatgtcatgagtaaaatttgttctaaacacaaaaagtatctgtgaaatgaattaattattgacataacattcgatatttctactatattatggaattatgccaaaacaaaaatagacttttagccaaacagaggaaattcgaactaaattttgttttccgctaaatatttttggaagtactctaatatttaaagttaagattttatatttaagtctatataattttgcatattttctgttaattttacctcatttattcattataataactGTATGGTccgaatttaaaaaatattgaaatatgcttaaaaatgagaaaagacaccatatctcacaattttgatcattgacctcatataaattatatgccaacagaataagatcAATACAAGtaatttaatactataaatgtttttgtattatcatcattcaattttttgttaatttggaTCAAAAAttggtaggaatttgaaaagtgatagaggaaatttggactggaatatttataaaaattgtgaacgaaaacttaatgctttgtatgtatttattGTCATTGCCATTCATGaagtgtttttcattttcaaaagtgttgagcaattggtattattttcataattaagaaaatctcaatcatagtgtaaaattttaagggattttcctttaatttttcaaaaatatacaatggccattgacctacttttttgaaaatgaaaattatcactacaataaaaggtctataacacacaatagttggtttttcattatcattagtggaattttttttcgttctgagtaaacgtcatccttaatggagtcataatacaaactatctggacaatgtacaataatacatgtagatcatgtataaataaaatctatttccccctggatattcttatgtttataattattagtcccttttctaacaggatgatgtTATagtcacatgttgagtattgcagttttcaaaaagaattgtcctggagccaaagtcttaacaatatcaagaatcatctggctgattagtttctgagaagacgatttttaaagatttactctatatattcctatgtaaaactttaacatcccccaaatgtggccccatcctacccccagggatcatgattttcacaactttgaatctacactaccttaggatgcttccacacaagttttagctttcctggttttatagttcttgagaaaaagatttttaaaaatttactctatatattcctatgtaaaactttaaccccccattgtgccccaccctacccccaggggtcatgattttcacaactttgaatctacactacctgaggatgcttccacacaagtttcagctttcctggctgattagtttctgagaagatttgtaaagatttactcaatatattcctatgtaaaacgtcgaccccccccattgtggccccaccctacccctgggggtcatgattttcacaactttgaatctacactacctgaggatgcttccactcaagtttcaaaagaaaaaaagatttttgaaaatttctcaaaatgtttcattaatttctaattatctccccttgaaaaaaaggcgtggcccttaattttgaactttgaattccctttgcctaaggatgatttgtgccaagtttggttgaaattggcccagtagttcttgagaagatgttgaatatgtgaaaagtttacggacagacggacggacagatggacagacagatgatcagaaaagctcacttgagctttcagctcaggtgagctaaaaagtaatgGGCGACTCACATCTGGACTAACTACTGCAACCAACTGgtcaataattaattaaaatatttgacacaAAAACTATTGTTTGCATGGTTATATTTATTTCACTTTGTATGGTTATATTTATTCTGTTTTGAAGAAGTTTGTTGGATAGcaactactgtatacagggttacgggggggggggggcgaatttTCCTATGTATACAATCACCtttgcgaatgttattgtcatttaaattttagaccacgtgaccatttgaccctttcagtttcgcagtaaaaatcgtgcctcgtgttcaTAGTCTTTTTTAGAGAATCtaggcaaatataaattctagaggtttattgatcttaaaatttatcttcattaattggtggataaaatgtgttctagaaataaatgtgacaatacaaaaaatagttttttctgctgttgcgacaGTTAACATGCGTGGTAGAGATCCCCCataagaattaattttcgatccgcgcctgacctagtaataacatcaataatgaaacagactgtactcttttatgcagaatgttccttgaaaatggctcgatacactaagtttttatgcaaaatcttcaccaattatttttttttaaatggtattgcacaccacaggcatcaaacatggctatgattttattaagcaacccaatgtttatattatcaacatctctacacgtggttgaacacgaacgataactctgatctgaatatcatcgtttaatttaaaaaaaaccgctagatggtgcaataagacatacatctttaAAGATGTTGATGTCTTAACATAAATGAAAgtagaatatgatatgaaaatcgaccagcacttacgtattttgagaatattatccgaacacttatacttccgctcgaaatttcacaggaactgaacaaatctcggtgaagtctcgtgaactttcattcgagcacctctggatttattacatacttagcaacgataaagaaaacattccgaacacattcgcaggggtgacaATATTGACCTTCGGCTGGTAACTTCGTTATGCTACTATAGCTCCTAGGCTAGTATATATCCAGTTTTCGTAATTTCAGAACCCTGAATGCATGATTGTGTTTCTGTAGGTATCATATTGCAGTAGAGTATAGCCTTCTCTGATCAATCTAAGCTGATATTTTTAGCCTTCCTCacaaacaattataaattaGATGGGGGAGAGGGGAGAGACTATACTctgaaatcattagatttcgtggtggctcaattttcatggaattcgtTGGCATATTTTACAATGATTTACAACCTACTCAAATTAATAAACTAGTGTTATAAAGTCGCGTATTTCATTGTGTATGTATAAGAGTATATACTAAAATTACGTCCACATGAACCTgttttaagcaatccacgaaaagtGTCTCCTCCACCCCCACGAATTCTAACaataaattggggggggggggaggggagaaACTATTGATAATATTGATATTGCATGCAGCTAGGTTACATTTCTAAATGTATAATGATGTATTTCGTTAAGTACTTGTTTTActctgaatatcatttttactgGCCTATTTGTAAATTACAGGGAGTTTAAAGTGAACAATATAGAGGAACTAGAGCGCCTCAGGGATGAAATGTTGACAAAGCCCATCTTGTTCCATGTAAAACTGGAGCACCATAAGACCGAGCATTACGTAGTAGTGAGAGTCCACAAGACTTGGAAAGGTCAGGTCAAAGCTCATCGTTATCTGTCGCCATGATGTCCTTAGCTCCTATTCATCACTCACTCCACACAAGGCCTTACATCTTttcttatgaaaattataagacAAAATGTGCAATATTTTCTATCTGTTGTTTTTCTGAGGTTTTGACCCTGGCCTATTTCACcttttttcatggtttttttttttagctttttagATCTCCCCTAGCTATTGATTCCTTGCACAAAGTTGGCAGTCTGTACCGTATGCATGTTTGAGCGAATCTTAACAAGTCAGATTACCAGTGTATAGTTATGTATATCTCTTCTTCTTACGTTCCGTGTTATTTTACCCGATCAGTTTGTAAGTTGCAATTTCACTGCGTGTGTAAAGTCAATTCAACTCAATTAAAGTCTAGTCGTAAGTTTCACatcttctgattctcatgttaAGGTTCTACATGTTCTTTTTCAACTTCAAGTGGAGACATTCCCCCTGaccaaataaaatcattcaagATCATTTCATGAAATTTAGCAACACCCACGAGCCTTCAAATACAGCAATTctcatttttacaatttgaaaatattgacgGTTTCTATATCcaaaactgtcccttgctacaaTGTACCTCTAACTTACACTGACATCATTTTGTCATAGAACAAGACAGTTCAATAGCTGCAATTCTGTGAAAAAGTACACCcatgtatattatttgaaaCCGTCCCTTGCCTGATTAAATACCTAAATGTGGTCTTTAAACAAGCTACATGGTTAGTGAACTTgctatttatgaataaatatttacatccaccaagtatgattccttcTATTTCTTGCGGAAATTGATTGTTATTCATAGCTCTAAAAAAACCTGACATGACTGATTTCTTACcaccccgtttatcgattggttgacatcttcaacaaccaaaaaaataaataaatcacgaactgcatgaaatatatgtaatagTAATTGTGGTGATATCAAACTCAAATTACCGCACACAACAATCTGACAGTAGCAATATACCAGTTACATATAGTCATGTGTCCTTATAGATGTACACAAAATTAAGGAAATAGCTCAAATTAACGGACGTATAAGTGTGCTCTAGCCATGGATATAATAGTACAAAGCAATACATGaattattaaatcatattttttatatatgatttaatatttcCCTCTACACGCGATTAAAGGAAGGTTGGGCTCAATTTGCCGGCCATTTTAATCTAATCTAACTTAGGCActatatgtagtacatgtacttattaaatagataaagtgtaaaaaattaaataagagaCAGTCATGAAATTAATACATTGTAactatgtgtatttttataatatctccAGAGATTGAAAATTGGGTAGGCAATCTGATTTTAATTGGTGTGTCTGTCTGCATGCAACTTTTACATTAAATCTTTCTGTATTCATATTTAGTCAAGTAAAAGGCCAATGCCATAGGTAAACATCAAGGTCATTAATTGAGAGGTCAAAGTCAAATCttcttcacaaaaaaaaaaaaaaaatgatatgaaacaaattaaatttgagaacaaaaaattgaacttgtacatgtattaatagtTACTCTATTTAAGATTTGAGTGTCATTAGTTCATTCATTCAGGgaataaaaatgcaataaaaattaaaaaaaaaattgaaccaaTAGAAAAAACAGTTATACAGAAGATACATCTTAGAACAAATACTGAAGCTGACATAATCGATATTTACGCAGTTTCCTACCATAATATCCCCCAAAAAATGATAGTAGATAGTATTCATCTCTATAATACTTGCACAATCGCTGTGGTACTCTAATTCTCACAGTTATGTGTTTTGTTAACTTGTCTGCTGATGACTTTTTAGCTGAATATGCAGTCCTTGTGAACACCAGGCATCCAAAGATCCGAGAAGTACTGACCCACAAGTTGTTGCAGATCACTCAGCACATGCAAGAGGGCAAAAAGTTCTGTCTGCAGGTAAGAATATGTCTTTGGCGGTCTGGGAGGTCAAGCTTCcccctcggacccccccccccccccaatccacCTTTTTTGTGTTCTTGTATTTTAAGATGTGTGTTGTATGTGTTGAATCCAAATTCTATCGACTTATTACACGCAAATAGCGCAATGTTAATATAGATTGAGTTAATAATTAATCTTTATTTTCTCACGGCAGAtattattgcaaattatgcaAGTTAAGAATAActcaatttttctatatttttaaccGATGAGGGCtggatggttgtggccattttcaGACCATATTAATCTCCTTTACACAAGAGCTCTGTATACATGGAAAcatacaggaaaatattcaatttttccattttatataTCTGGATTTTGTCTACACTAAATGATAGtttaagctaaaaaaaaattaagcaaatCTGATGAGTAACTGTTGACCCTACAGCCTTCTTAATGAAACTGAAACATTTCTGAATGAGTTCTATAAATTCAGTTCTATAAATTCACTTTTTCAATATATGGCGAAAActtattttttgcttatttattgGCAGATTTACTTCTCATGCTGCtacatttcatcattttaaataaataatatcaaatttttaatcaaattatatttcatttcatttccaAATCGGACCATAGAGCTATATAGCCTTTAATACAATGTGGCAACATATAACCTGATGCGGCGATGCCTGGAAAAAGAAACTTTAATTTGCTTAATTGGCGTTGAAATATTTAGGTAACttcatcaattttcttttcacaGCTAGACTTCGGTCCGTCAATGCGGCAGTGGTTCAGCGGGGCTGTGGATAAGGAACCCGATCTTTGTTACGATAGGCGGACCAGCGACTCAGAAGACATGAAAATCGCGATTCACAACTACTCGGCCCCTTGGGACTGCTGCATGAACCCGCTTTATATTGTGGGTTGCTTCCCTCTCTGGCTTCTTTTCGGGGGA
The window above is part of the Magallana gigas chromosome 10, xbMagGiga1.1, whole genome shotgun sequence genome. Proteins encoded here:
- the LOC105341447 gene encoding uncharacterized protein, translating into MEDTAENSSQLPAYTALKWGDFVANPHLLYNLCPGPSDHRADNWINLSYSREFKVNNIEELERLRDEMLTKPILFHVKLEHHKTEHYVVVRVHKTWKAEYAVLVNTRHPKIREVLTHKLLQITQHMQEGKKFCLQLDFGPSMRQWFSGAVDKEPDLCYDRRTSDSEDMKIAIHNYSAPWDCCMNPLYIVGCFPLWLLFGGSCYCIHRTRKCIDDSHEFRNLPVVLITGVSLRVTVRQNMPPPGPPQYSNPQEPPSYQPREGPRDYDPTPPPPYPGNIC